From Rhododendron vialii isolate Sample 1 chromosome 7a, ASM3025357v1:
AGACATTCGTAGTTTAGATGTGATGACATAAATGAAGCTATTTGTATCTTGAGAGATTCGATTTGCCAAATTCGCAACTGAAATGAATTTGTCACATTATTTCtgtacaaactaattttttttttcaaagtcaGAAGTTTTATCCTATGAAATTTTGCTGAATGAAGACGTAGCTGTTGGGATAATTACTGGCAATATTATAAGATGGTCAGCAATGTTGGTGAGTGGCTGTGAGGGGCCAACCTGGGAAGGGAATATTGCCAATTTGCCGACATTTTACTCTACTTGGGGGAGTTTTAATAGTAATTACTCCTCACGTCCTTTTTTAAATATTTACTAAGATTCAGCGTGTTATTTTTAATTATCTATATCTCTTAATGTATATTATTAAAatatgatagatctcaattatttctagGGTAGGATAGTGATAATGCCGAAATCGTTTTTGTTAGTGTCAAAACTCCAATGtataaaagttttatacattgcAAATGATACAAgtcttttgtgcactagagttttggcaccgACAAAAACGGTTTTAGCACCAAAAAAAACggttttgacaccaacaaaaacggttttagcattatcattttccttattaagacaatgattttaaaaacataaaatataatatacgacgaaaaatatgaatttttgaaaataacacGCAAAACTGTGGTAGACATTTAAAAAGACAGTGAGTAATAATTGTAGTAGGTGGGGCTCCCATGAAAGAAAAACAGCAAGGTGGGGAGAGATagacttaggctccgttccagaaaccttcttaaaaaataagtacttattttgccacttctcaatcaaaaataagaagggtcattccacaaaacccaaataagaagttcatttcacattttcaaactcaaaaataatgtaaatgaaaaaaaaaattaattttttttgcaccgtattaaagatctcaatgaaatctattaaacaagatccatagtggtaggaaaattattaatgtaaacacatgatttttgagcttgaaggtaccttatacaaaaaataagactgttgcaatgataatgggcgccgacggagggaaatcgtaccggcagccacgccgggctgtctccggccaccagacagccgattcgagccgtccaaaaattctagaaaaaaaacccgagggggcttaagcgggaatcaacggcatccgaagtgtgtagggtgcttgacaTGAGCACCCATTATAAGTaccaaccttcttatttttcggaACAAGctttcttattacacaaaaaataagttcttattgtgTTTCTGGAATGGGCTCTTATTCCTGAAGTCGCGTAAATAGACTTTTCATGGAGCCGCGCAATCTTGGCCGTCCGTTCCGGCTTTGGACGGcccggatttaaatgaaactttttcggatTTAACTCAATCCCgaaaaaattttattagaatCCAGACCGTATAAAACACTTTAGACGTTTGAGATTCACCTCCGTAGACAATATTCGTGAAAGGCAAAAGCTAACTGGCGCTATATTGCACTCGTTTGTGTACCTCACGCGCCCGTCCTTGCAGCCTTTTAACTGTCCCAGTCAGGTCAATGTCTGAGTGTGCAGTAATACTTTTACCATGTGCTCTAAAATGACATTTTTGCCCTTCTTTGTTGttcccaatctctctctctctctctctctctctctctctctctcctaaataCACCAAAATCAGCCTCTCCTCTATCTTATCTGGATTCGACCGTGTGATTTTCCAACCAGCAAATTTTCACCTCGATTTCTCTTTGTTCTTCAGCTGGCAAAATAAAGAGATGGGTAGGGGTTTTGCGCTTTCTGGTTGACCCACTTAACATGACTTCTATATTTTGTGTGCTTTTCTTCTGATTAATTTGAGGGCTAGGGctcataatttattttgtggGTTTCCTGGTTAAAGTTCTCAAAAAATTCATTGGAAAAAACCTAAAATTTCccctctcttctccttctctcttatATTCCCCTTCGCTTTAGATTGAAGTTGAACTAACCCAGATCTAGATTCTCTGCCTGGGAAGGAGTAGAGGTTTCCCAATTCCACAAACTAAAATATATTGCACGTCCTTTTACCAACTCTCTCTgtgtaattttcaaattcaGATTGGTGGGTAGAACTGCCGGCGTCGGCTTCTTCAACCAAGTCGGCCTAATTAAGCTCCGTCCGCCAGCAACTTGGTGTTCTCAACTTTGGGGTTCTGTAGTGTACTCAAAAGTATGTAAATTCTCCGTTAGAAATCTCATCTCCTTCTCTGGTTGAATgcaaacactctctctctctctctctctctctctccatatatatatatatatgtatatatatatataacacagATTTATGTATGTGTGTTATAGTGGATTTTACTGATTTCGGGAGAGATTTGGGTACAATCCCTAAAGTATGCTTTTCTTAATTTCATTTACCTGAAAGAAAAACTCCTCAGAATTTGAATGTTTATCAATAAtggcattttaaaaaaaaaaaatactcattatttTCACTTcgatctactttttttttttccttttaaaattgGAGACAATTTCGTATAaataactcttttttttaatagatagaaaaaattatGGTAGTCTGTACTCAAGCTCTTTGGATGTACGGATAAAAAATCTATCTATCGATCAAGTACTATCCTGAAAGTAAAAACTGGAAGAAAGCCAAAGAGGGTTTCATTTTTTCTTGGTGTTCTTGTAGAGAGAGTCTTGTGAAACAATAAAAACAACAGGACAATATTGTCATTTGGTAAAAGGCGACAGACTGGAATCGGTCCTGTCAAATATAAAAAGTATAAGGTGGACACCTGGCTTACTACAGTAAGTGATTAACAAGTGCAATAGTGCACCCGTTAGACGGACCGTTCATGAAAAActccaataaaatgtttttctcgTGAAGGAATATTCTCTAGTCCGCGCACTTGATTGCAGTCTAGAAAGTTAGACCAAACTCTCTATAAAGTTTCAAATGAGTTGAAAACGAGATCAATCAACCACAACTGATGAACTGTGATCCTAGTCTACTTCCTCGGCAGCTTCTCAGCAAGTTCACTCAGTAGTcaggaaattgatttttcctCTCCGGGTGTCCCGATTAATTTGACTTTACCCGCACTTCTAAGTTTTAACTAATCTTTATAGTCTCTCTTAAAGCCCTTTCATACCTTTACGCATGGGGCAAGGTGACCAAAAAATTACCAGCAAGAAGATTTGAATCTGAGCCCTTCGTAGAGAGCAAGCTCATAAGCCTTTATCGtgtaaatttatatttttatactacaaaatacaaattataatctcaaaggaaaaaaaagaaaggaatggtTAGACTATAAATTCCAAGATTCTGAACCGTGTTATAGAAACACTATGCTAACTGCACAGATAATGGAGTACATATTCCATGCACAGATCATTTTAGGACACGTTTTGGATCTCACAAacatgatcggagccgttcattttgttcaaaatattttgtttaggacccctgtaaaaaatcatttcaatcgGATACCGGTAGAAAcctttacgaaacatccaactttgtcccAGAATTCAAGCCAAATTTTGGGACAAAGTTGGGTGTTTTGTAAAGGCTCTTATCGGTATCTGgtagaacttattttttacaagaattataaaaaaaatattttaaataaaatgaacggttccgattattTTTATGGAACACAAAACGGATCCCAAAATAATCTCTGCATGGAGTATGTACTCCATTGTCTGTCCAGCTAGCACAATGGTTTGCAGTTAATACATTTATTATTGCAGGATTGAGACCGTTGATTCCTTATCTAACAAGGACAATACATTTATTGCAGGATTGAGACCTTTGATTCCTTGTCTAACAAGGACAATAAAAGGTTGTCCTTTGTATTTATTACATTTACAGAAGCGAAATTATACAATAATCCTGGAGTACCGTCACGTGGTGTTCCGGATCACTCTACAGCCACACATTCTTGTAGTGTCAACGACTAAGTGTATGAACGCTACATAAATGGTGATTTCGGAGTGGTCCCGGAGCACCTCGCGGCGGTGCGCCCGAACTACTAAATAATAATTACTCTTTCAAGTACTGTTGGAATTTAATTTCAAGTTCTAAACCGTGTTAGAAACGTATTCAATCAATTTATCAGCGTAATCGTACAATGTATGAATAATTGTCAAAAATGAACAACTGTAAGTTAAAACGCGTGGTGTTCAACTAGTATGCTATTATTGACCGACGCTTACCGTATTAGAAAGGTAgattttggcactccagttTTAACCAGTGGCATTCCACATTTTGTTTTATAATCTCACACGATCAAGACACAAAGTGGAGTGCCAGTGACTAAAAcagaagtgccaaaatcaatttcctattgGAAAAGGTTGGTTATTGATTAATAATGATATCAGAAACAGAACTTCTGTATTCAGTTCATTATCTCcttttaataaaattaacaGTTTGCACCATTGTTAAACATTACTGTCGATGTATACTTTGAGTCATCGTCTCATATTTTTATACTCCAAGGATTGCGCAGTTGCATTTACGCGTGACACGTGTACGCGTTTGTGTACGATTCTTCTATTTCTTGAAAAGGAGATGATCATATCCAATCAATTTATTCGCGTAATCATACAATTTACGAAGAATTGCCGGATTGAACAACCACAAGTTGAAGCGTGTTGTGTTCAACTATTACTAGCAATGCTTGACTTATCCAATACGGTACTTGTCACTCGGAAGTCGTTATGTAGTATTAGGGGGGATCGTGGTGAGTGGATTGTCAATGAGGAAAAATGCAAACTggaaaatgcaaaaacaaataGGCCACCAAACGGGCCCTTAGTATTCAGACGTTAAAAAAATGCTAGCTCCCAATGATATGCAGTTGAATTAGTCCCTACACTCcgcttcttttccttttatctttGTTTGGTTGCTTATAGAAActtactttaattttttcaaatgttttcCATAATTCCATACAAAATCAGCACTACGTGATAAATACTTTGATGGGAGACGAGTTATCAAAACAACTGAACTTATATGTCCGCTATATTGTGGGCGGTTAGTAGGGCCAAATACATTtgcatttttagttttttgaacCAACTGCTAGAGACGTTCTTCTTCCCGCGCTCTTCGAACAATTGATTAGTTTTGGAGAATTGTTCAGTTTTGGAGGCTGCTACAGTACTAGAGTTCCATTGAAAAAGGAGCACGGGTAATAGAAAATGCAAACGGAACTGCACGTTGTACATACactttcaaaatttgaggtTTATTCAGTAGTATCTATCTTATACTAATAGGAAGACATCCACGGTTTAGTTGTGATGACATAAATGAAATTATCCATATATATAAGATGGTCAACTAACATTGGTGAGTGGCTGTGAGGGGCCAACCTGCAAGGGAAACAATGCCATTTGCCAACATTTTTTAACCTATCGTTGAGTCGTCGACACTACTTGGGGGAGTTAATAGTAATTAAACTATAGTAGGTGGGGCTCCCATGAAAGAAAAACAGCAAGGAGGGGCCAGTTTGTGATGGAATATTCTCGTGCCGCACTTGATTCCTGTCTAGTAACGTCTCCACGTGGCACttgattcaattttgtttttgaaacatAAATTAAACCAAACTATCCTATTTTACAAGAGATACATATTCACGACTCCCTtgtgaataaattatttataaaGGGACAATTTCACCCGTCCGCCACATAATGGTAAGTAAAAATGTTTTTCTTCCTAATCTACTTCCTCAGCAGCTTATTGGCAAGTTCCATTTTGAGGTGTACTGTGCATACGTACATGATAATGTAACGGAGGATGTCAAAGCAAGACTATAAGCAACTTGTCACCGTTGTTGCGGCCACTCCTGAATTGCAGACCGGAGAGCGCGATTGGGCACAAGATTGCGGTGTGGAAGCTCGAGATTTGTCATGGGTGAAGTATCGTGGCCCCCGTCCAGCCATCCTTTTAAAGCCTCCAATTCATATGTATATCCATCAGCTGCTACGTGCATGTGAATTTTGCATGATTTCCTGCATGGGTTGAGCAAAAGttgtaagaaaaaaatcaaatacttTTTTCGGTCACAACAAtcttgacccaaaaaaaaccaCATACCTAGAGGATAAAATAGGATAAAATTGAAGTAAATATTTTTCTCGTGTCCCTGGgtctttttttgaatggcagAAACATCGTCATGTTCTAAGAACAATCTTCTGtccaatccgagacccaaacctACGATTGACAAGAAACCAATCGAGGACACCCAAAAGGAACGAAGCCCTCCTAAAAAGGCCGAAGCCTAAACACCCTAAATGAGTCTAATAATATTCAGATCGGAACAAATTTAGTACTACATAAAAGAGGCCTCTCTGCCCATATCTTGAAAATCAGCACCCGCGGGTCTTTAACATGGGAATAAGATGAATGCCACACTTAGACACATACCCACAATACCTGACATTCCTATCCGAGTACATTTAGCTTGCAGGAGACTCTCCCAGGGTGATATAATGAAGAACGTTATAATTCATAAGAGCTGGGAAAAATAGATAATCAAGAAAGTATAAAAGAGTCTATACGTAGGTTTAACAGAAGAAGCAATGGACCAACCTGTACAATTAATAGGACATATAAATTACAGTGGAATCTGGCAATCCTCCTCGGAGTAGATCAGAAACGGTAGGGTCCCACACGACACTCTCATTTGTTCGAGCAATCCCCACACATCCAAGGCAAGATCTGGCCGGCTCCGACGGTTCACCTCACAGCACCTCAGTGCTGTGTGAGCCAACTGCTGGGCTTGCACAAAAGGCCAGTTCCCAGCTGTTGGATCCAACAAGTTCTTTAAGTTCCCTTTATCCAACGCATACTTAACTTCCTTGGCTATCCCCAAAGCTGGTCTTCCAGTCAATAACTGCAATAATATGATCCCGAACGAGTAAACATCTGATTTTGGGGTAATTTCTCCTGTCGAGAGGAACTCAGGATCCATGTACGTAAAAGTGCCCTTTGGAAATTCAGTTATCCAAGATGGTGTGGTGTTGTTGCTCGAGAATTGGTTTTGGCAAAGTATACGACATATTCCGAAGTCACTGAGTTTGCTCACGTAGTTGGAATCTAGGAGAATATTTGCTGGTTTTAGGTCACCATGAACTATGCTGTGGGGATTGCAGGAATGGAGGAAGACGAGAGCAGAACAAAGCTCTGTTGCAATGCGGATGCGAGTTTGCCATGAGAGTGGAGGAGAGTTGTCTTTGCAACAGAGTCGATCTTCAAGGCTTCCATTGGGAAGATACTCGTAGACGAGAACAAAAAATTCGGGGCAGGCTCCGATGAGTGTGACAAGGTTCGGATGCCTCAACTTGCTCAAAACAGTGACCTGAGTAAAACAAACCGAAGCCAAAAGATCAGATGTATAAAAGTAGAATGTACGAATAATATACTGCACAAAAGATTAAAGCCAATGGCAGGAAATCTGTTTACGCTATTTTGCATTCAGAGAAGCCTGTTTCTTCAGTTTCACGGTAGTTTTGTTCCCCGGAATCTCAATTTTTGTTACTGATTTAGTGTACATAATACAATCCAACAGTATAACATCCATAACTAAATTCACTTTTGCATGCATCACAGTAACACATGTAACAATATAATATTTCTATTTTTAGAGTGCATTGTGAGTGAAATATTTTGCAGAAATATAGACACCGGGTAAATGGTGAAATGGATAATGAAGTAGTACAATACTTTCCCGCAAGATTTATGGACATGTGTGGAAGTTGGACACAAGGGGCTGTGGCCAATGAAACCGAGAATATATAAAGGTGACACGGCCACAGTCCAATTGCTTAAAGtgatccaaaccacaccatataTTACTGATTCATAATACACCAGAATCAGAAACCGTATCAATCCAATTCCAGTACAGAAGATAAACATTTAAATTTTTGGTTTCTGCTACATGAAAACTACAACCGTCCGGCTCTGTAAAGGAATGGCTTAAAGGAAAGATGCAGCTAATAAAGTTGAGAGTGAAAACAATGTTACCTCTTGTTGAAACTCTGAGGGGCCCTGCATGCTATTAGAGTTCAGCATCTTTATAGCAACTTGAGTGTGACGAAGTTGACCCTTGTAAATATTTCCATAGCCCCCTTCCCCAATCTTTAAGGATAGGTCAAAATTGGAAGTTGCTTCCACGATTTCGGAGAAAGAGAACTCAGAGAAAAACTCAGGTGCAAGTCTATTGGCAGCCACGCTTACTTTTTCTCTCCTCAGCTCCTCTGCTTCTTTAAGTGCATTGTCATGCTCCTTTTGCAATTCATCTCGTTCCTTCTTATTCTTTTGCAACTTTTCCACAGCAGAGAACATCTTCTGTTTCAAATCTTCTACCATTCGCTCAGAGTTTGCAATCTGGCTCTCCAGAGATGATTTGTGTTCTAGGGCAATACGGAGTTCTTCCGTGACTTCACCTAGCTGCTGCTTCCTCTGTTTAAGTTCTTCTTTTCCCCTTGCTAGTGCTTCCTCAACTTCTTTCCTTTGTCTTAGTTCCTCGGCATATAAGTTTTCCGATGCTTTAGCCTGCAAACGGGAAGTCATGATTGGCAACTGGCACAAGATCATTGAGGTTCCAATTTCAAGTCTTGAAGTTACACGTGTATGTTGGGAATGCCTAGAATtcgtttgtcccacattggttaattctGTTATTCCTGTTTTTGCatcctattataaataggggaCTTGGTagacttctaggaattatcttttgggtgGCCTCTCttatattgtggcctttctagagttacagATTACAGCcagctctttgtatctcttctccCCTCTCTCCTCGCCTGTGGACAAACCCATCTTGggaaaccacgtatatcttgtgatttcttgtttatttttcttttctcgttCTTAGTTCGCGTTCATAACGTTCCGTTACAACAGTGTAAATGTAGCACACCGTTTCCTGATCCAAAAAGATGCCTACCCTCTCATGTGGTTCAAAACATCATTAAATAATCCAcctgttaaagcatccacctcaaaaccaattggcaatgagtggagaagcCGCCcaaactcatatactagttttggaggagataattaaccgatatGGGACAAACTTCAACATGTGTgacccccgactcgcacgtggagaggtaaacaaatgatCCATAACACATAGATACaacaacggtgcacttatgCCACAAACAAGGGGCCCTAGCTTTGATATCAAGTTAAAGCATCCAACACATAACCAATTGGCAGCGAGTGGAGGGACCactcaggctcatatactagttttggaggagataattaaccgatgtgggacaaacttcaACACCACCTTTGGATGGAAGACCAGAAAAGCAATAATCCCAAGACTCCCAACTACATAACGAAAGAGCTCCATTCACTATGCACCTAGATCGGTTTTTTATCCCATACAAAAGATGGTCCACCATATGATAATTGAGTACTAAGAAGCATAAACACTTCTAATAAGGTGGTTTGTTTCCGTTGGATGCAACTTATCCGACCACTCATCCTACACTCACCAAGACAACCATCCAAACAAGTCACATTATCAATTTGTCACCATGCACCATTTGGACATTTGAGGGAGACACATATCCATCACTTAAGACACAAGCACATCAcaagttgtaaaaaaaataactgcAGATACATTGGTAGAATAACAACAATGTGTGATTTCACCTATTTATCTGTGTAGATAATGCACACCATCCATGgaagtagaaaaagaaaaagcaatccCTGTATGATGTATTACCTACAGTTACACGTGGAATACAACCGTTACATATTGTTGTATTGAACTTGAGTTATGGGTAATATTCTGTACTTCCCATTACTTGGAATTATTTCAAATGAGTCTCATGGTGGAGTTTTTCACTAGCTATGAGAGATATTCTCCTATATATGACACATAGCAAGCATAGGGTATGGATACGAACATGCCCCCGGCATGTCGTGCATTGCAGTTTTAGGATTGCATGGTCACGTATGTGAGGTGTTGCATGCCGTGGTCTGTGCTACTCAGGAAAAACCTACTCTTGGACCTCACTCCATCTTCcaatattgggcacaaaaagcagGTAACAAGTCGCCCATTCATATATGTTATAGGTAGATAGATTTAATATTCTTTCTCATAACATTTGGTTCCTAGGATATCAGATATCtataaagaaaacaacaaatctCACTGCATATTCCAAATCTGAAACTAACTCATCATagtaaagaaaagaaacaaactgCATAGTGACAAAAAGTTTACTCTGCGGATAGCATCAATGGCATCTTTTTCCGCTTTACGATGCCTCTTTGACTCGTCAAGCCCAGAAGTCTCTGCCTCTGCTATGGATTGTTCAAGCTGACCATAAAGTTCGTCATTGGTACGTCCTTCCTGCTGAAATCATTAACCGTTCAGCCAATTATTAGACAAGTAAATATCCAAAGGCCTGTGTCACTGAACCCACCCATATTACATAAGCTACCAAACAATCAAGTTAAACAGCCTATAATTATAATGCCCAAAATGTGATATCCATGCATGCTTCATCGTCATCATAGCTTAAAACATACCAATACAATGGGAGGTGATGAAAATTGATGATGATCCTCTATGGTCAAAACTGGGATCAAAGGTAAAACATCAGGCATGTCAACAGAAGAACATGATGTATGTGAAGCTTCACGAGGACTCCTTGAAATTTCATTCGAATCAACAGACCCTCTGGAGTCATTGGGGGATAAAGTTGAGAGACTGCGAATATCGGGACCTGAACTGGTAAGCTTGAGCTGATCAATTGGCAGTTCTGCAACGGATTGTGATCTCCCGTATCTAGATTGCCCAGTTTCAGAGTTTGGACTAGCGCTAACGCCTTCCGATCTACCTTCTCTGTATGGATAAGGAACATGCATTAGCAATTTTAAAGGTAGTTCCTGCTATAATGGAGTTGAGGATATCATGACCATAAGTAGGTGATCCATAAAGATGATAGGAAGACATAATTGGGAAGTGATTTTAGCATTCCCTCTTTATATCTGCACTGTTCTTTTTTTCGTTTATTTATACAGATATACAACATTGTCCTTTTATATTAGTATTCTAATTCACATTTTCACACGTGGAAGGGTGATGCTGTAAATTCAAGTAATGAAGACAAAAAGAGAGTGCAAATCGTGAAAAAGAATGCATGAAACACATAGCTCTAGAGTTCCTCCATCAAGGACATAAATGCACATGCATATTCAAGCCACTAAATATACCTCATTGAAACCAAAATAAGCATAGCTATACAAGGACCAAAATTCAAACCATGATGATGAGAACCTCAAATAGTTGGAACTCCAAGTAAGAGGGTAGTAAGAACAAAAATGCCAAGCATACCTTGTGTGAACTAGTTGGCCTTTACAGACAAACCAAATGTGACAAAACATAGGTGCTTGTTCGCGCACATAGATGGCTTTCTTAGATTTTGGCATTTTCCTGCAATGTGAAGGCATAAGGGTAAGCTGTTTATTGAAGCAAAGTTCCACTCTAGCAAGATATGTATGTATTCCTGATCACAAAAGATGAGTTTATTACGGAACTGCAACTGAAAACTATCTGTAAAGACAATGACaatgaacaaataaataaaaaaggtcTTTATGGGGTTGCTACTTTGAGTAATGCTTGTCTGCTGCTGCTCCCATAACGAGCTTCCTGATACCATGCTGATTTATGAGTTTCACAATACCCTTCTCAATAGAGTTCATTTCAATGTGTAGTAAGTCTACTACCTACACAAGAAGAAAGACACAATACAAATTAAGTTCAGTGAGTCCGTTGATTCCTATAggcaaaagaaaatcaaaggtGTTACTATAAAATTAATAGCTCGGAGCTATTTGAAAAAACACAGAACTAACTGTCATAATAGGTCCTACATATTAAGAAACACAAAAAAGTACGAATTTTCTCTTACAGTGTCTGGTAAAACGAACACAAACTCATTCTGCTGCATAATAGCAAAGCTCTGGAATTAAAACAAATAGTTACATGGTCTTGAAGAAAAGAATTAGAGATTACCCCTGCGCGACTACActttattttgtaaatttgcAGAAGCTTATTCATCTCTTGCCTCTCAACCTCGCGGTGTGCCCTGACGTGATGCGCTTCCAGTTGGCTTACTGGAAATTTGGTACCCACTGCAAATCATCAAGAACATTTAGAAATAGTACACGAACATTGAACTTATGACTAAAAACCATCTCTATGCTCCATGATTCCATCAAACACAAAACCCATGTCAAGGAAAGTTGGGAAGTGACAACAATGGCAACCTAAAGAAAGAGCAGTGCTTCAGCACCAAAATCGACACATTCAGCAGAGAAGGAAGCAAGACTTCACATAGTCTATGTTGATATTCTATCCCCCATAGTAACCAAGAGTCCACGCTATATAGTATATACCAATTTTCTGGAGCGTAGATATTGAATCATCAAAACTTAAATCTAGTCACCGAATACTATTTTAAACGGCTATCAAGcacgaaattaaatttcattCATACGTCAACATAAGATATATATGGAGGGCATGAATCAAGAAATTTACTAATGCGAATCCACTGAGCAGGCTCATGAACATGAAGGATGCATATCTTTCTTCCACCAGCGTTACGCAATGCCCAAATAAGAACCGATGTGTTCTCTTTGATGTCCTTTCCCACCGCGATATACATCTTCTCTTCGACAACTTGAACCGGTCGTGGTGGTGATTCCTCCATGATTTCACTCCCACTAGCCATCATTTCGGAGATTCCGATTCCAGGGT
This genomic window contains:
- the LOC131334540 gene encoding U-box domain-containing protein 33-like codes for the protein MMASGSEIMEESPPRPVQVVEEKMYIAVGKDIKENTSVLIWALRNAGGRKICILHVHEPAQWIRIMGTKFPVSQLEAHHVRAHREVERQEMNKLLQIYKIKCSRAGVVDLLHIEMNSIEKGIVKLINQHGIRKLVMGAAADKHYSKKMPKSKKAIYVREQAPMFCHIWFVCKGQLVHTREGRSEGVSASPNSETGQSRYGRSQSVAELPIDQLKLTSSGPDIRSLSTLSPNDSRGSVDSNEISRSPREASHTSCSSVDMPDVLPLIPVLTIEDHHQFSSPPIVLQEGRTNDELYGQLEQSIAEAETSGLDESKRHRKAEKDAIDAIRRAKASENLYAEELRQRKEVEEALARGKEELKQRKQQLGEVTEELRIALEHKSSLESQIANSERMVEDLKQKMFSAVEKLQKNKKERDELQKEHDNALKEAEELRREKVSVAANRLAPEFFSEFSFSEIVEATSNFDLSLKIGEGGYGNIYKGQLRHTQVAIKMLNSNSMQGPSEFQQEVTVLSKLRHPNLVTLIGACPEFFVLVYEYLPNGSLEDRLCCKDNSPPLSWQTRIRIATELCSALVFLHSCNPHSIVHGDLKPANILLDSNYVSKLSDFGICRILCQNQFSSNNTTPSWITEFPKGTFTYMDPEFLSTGEITPKSDVYSFGIILLQLLTGRPALGIAKEVKYALDKGNLKNLLDPTAGNWPFVQAQQLAHTALRCCEVNRRSRPDLALDVWGLLEQMRVSCGTLPFLIYSEEDCQIPL